A DNA window from Acetobacter aceti NBRC 14818 contains the following coding sequences:
- a CDS encoding peptidase domain-containing ABC transporter, which produces MRDFAGEPGESSPSPATLVRWLTDQGAVAKGMNIKWRYLVKMSNSPPIVLMFRDGSAALMVNADAARGIVWLRDPMAGEGVAPVPVDEMRLNQVWTGDILLIKRRKDQSEADAPINAAWLAKMVLREKKSLRDIAIASMTLSILQIFPPLIVMQVIDRVVNNRSMATLVSITAIVLVLSFYEVLLSYGRRELTLVLTTRIDTRISLHLFNRLLALPLEFFEREQAGNVIGRVMAIYKVRDFMTGRLMSTFLDMFTLVVILPFLFYLSSTLAWMTIAASGLIGLLVVVFMGPVGRQIGKLIKAEMKRAGVMYETVAGIRTIKTLALETSRKEEWDECTAGVVQAKLDVGRMSNWPTSLSMPLEMFINRGVILVGAYLVLTDAASVGAGALVAFMMLGGRVASPLTNLAKLLDDLNEVTASLGEAGTVLNQPTETKALTTGMRPRIKGALSFIDVNFVYPGSTAKALNDVSFEIPAGTMLGLVGRSGSGKSTITRLLQGVSRTYTGYLKLDGVDLREINLTHLRRSFGVVLQDNFLFRGTIRDNITAGRPGLTIDDVVRAARLAGAEEFIERMPAGYDTWIEEGSTNISGGQRQRLAIARAVICDPKLMILDEATSALDPESEALVNANLERIGKGRTMVIVSHRLSSLVNCDMILVMDRGRVVDIAPHEILLERCTIYRTLWMQQNRHTEGRSGPSAPADAPLIAEGE; this is translated from the coding sequence ATGCGGGATTTTGCCGGTGAACCGGGTGAAAGCAGCCCGTCTCCGGCAACGCTGGTCCGCTGGCTGACCGATCAGGGCGCCGTGGCGAAGGGGATGAACATCAAGTGGCGATATCTCGTCAAGATGAGCAACTCGCCACCGATCGTCCTGATGTTCCGTGACGGCTCCGCGGCCCTGATGGTGAATGCCGATGCCGCCCGCGGAATCGTCTGGCTGCGTGACCCGATGGCCGGGGAGGGCGTTGCACCCGTGCCGGTCGACGAGATGCGGCTCAATCAGGTCTGGACCGGCGACATCCTTCTGATCAAGCGCCGGAAGGACCAGTCGGAAGCCGATGCGCCGATCAATGCGGCGTGGCTCGCCAAGATGGTGCTGCGCGAGAAGAAGTCGCTGCGTGATATCGCCATCGCCTCGATGACGCTCAGCATCCTGCAGATATTCCCGCCGCTCATCGTCATGCAGGTCATTGACCGCGTGGTGAACAACCGCTCCATGGCGACGCTGGTCTCGATCACCGCCATCGTGCTGGTTCTGTCATTCTATGAAGTCCTGCTGTCCTACGGCCGGCGCGAGCTGACCCTCGTCCTGACGACACGTATCGACACCCGGATCTCGCTGCATCTGTTCAACCGTCTGCTGGCGCTGCCCCTTGAGTTCTTCGAGCGTGAGCAGGCCGGTAATGTCATCGGTCGCGTCATGGCCATCTACAAGGTCCGTGACTTCATGACCGGCCGTCTCATGTCGACCTTCCTCGACATGTTCACGCTGGTCGTCATCCTGCCGTTCCTGTTCTATCTGAGCTCGACGCTGGCCTGGATGACCATTGCGGCTTCCGGCCTCATCGGCCTGCTGGTTGTCGTCTTCATGGGGCCGGTAGGCCGTCAGATCGGCAAGCTCATCAAGGCGGAGATGAAGCGCGCCGGCGTGATGTATGAAACCGTCGCCGGCATCCGCACCATCAAGACCCTCGCCCTTGAGACGTCCCGCAAGGAAGAGTGGGATGAGTGCACGGCCGGCGTGGTGCAGGCCAAGCTGGATGTCGGACGTATGTCCAACTGGCCGACCAGCCTCAGCATGCCGCTGGAAATGTTCATCAACCGTGGCGTGATCCTTGTCGGCGCCTATCTGGTGCTGACAGACGCGGCTTCCGTGGGCGCGGGCGCGCTCGTCGCCTTCATGATGCTCGGTGGTCGTGTCGCATCCCCGCTGACGAACCTCGCCAAGCTGCTCGATGACCTGAACGAGGTGACCGCTTCGCTTGGCGAAGCGGGCACCGTGCTGAACCAGCCGACAGAGACCAAGGCCCTGACCACCGGCATGCGTCCGCGGATCAAGGGGGCGCTGTCCTTTATTGATGTGAACTTCGTTTATCCGGGTTCCACGGCAAAGGCGCTGAACGATGTCAGCTTCGAGATTCCGGCCGGAACGATGCTGGGACTGGTCGGTCGCTCGGGGTCTGGTAAATCGACCATCACCCGTCTTCTTCAGGGCGTCAGCCGGACCTATACCGGTTACCTGAAGCTGGATGGCGTCGATCTGCGTGAAATCAACCTGACCCATCTCCGGCGATCGTTCGGCGTGGTGCTTCAGGACAACTTCCTGTTCCGGGGCACGATCCGTGACAACATCACGGCAGGTCGTCCTGGTCTGACCATTGATGACGTCGTGCGCGCCGCCCGCCTTGCTGGCGCGGAAGAGTTCATCGAGCGTATGCCTGCGGGATATGATACCTGGATTGAGGAAGGCTCGACCAACATTTCCGGTGGTCAGCGTCAGCGCCTAGCCATCGCCCGCGCCGTGATCTGCGATCCGAAGCTGATGATTCTCGACGAGGCGACCTCGGCGCTCGATCCCGAGAGTGAGGCGCTGGTGAACGCCAATCTGGAGCGGATCGGCAAGGGGCGTACGATGGTGATCGTCTCTCACCGTCTGTCCTCGCTGGTGAACTGTGACATGATTCTGGTCATGGATCGCGGGCGCGTGGTTGATATTGCCCCCCATGAGATTCTTCTCGAGCGCTGCAC
- the metH gene encoding methionine synthase gives MTSSSSSRPPLLEALQEQVLLCDGGMGSRVQALDLETERDYWGQENCTEILNLSRPELVREIHRGYFEAGADMVETNSFGGSPITLSEFDLQDRAREINRIAGTLAREAADQFDDGRHRYVLGSIGPGTKLPSLGNIDYDTLEAGLAEQGRGLIEGGVDAFLIETCQDTLQIKAAVNGMKIARAEMGVNTPIFVQVTVETTGTLLVGPDIAAAATVVESLDVDLIGLNCATGPQEMAEHVRWLAENWPRLISVLPNAGLPELVNGQTHYPLSPEEMALWMERFIIEDGLNMIGGCCGTSTPHIAALDAMLRSRAPSGKHRPAPTKRNPTWVPSVASLYSQTPLRQENAYFSIGERCNANGSKKWRELQEAHDWDGCVAVGREQVAEGSNSLDVCTAFVGRDEKAEMDEVIRRFTSSVNAPLVIDSTETPVIESALKLHGGKPIINSINFEDGEAIAHDRMKLARKFGAAVVALTIDEVGMAKTAEDKLRIATRLVEFACDQYGLPQSDLLIDPLTFTIATGVEDDRKLGQWTLEGIRMIREKFPDIQIILGLSNISFGLNPAARAVLNSVFLDHAVKAGMTGAIVHVSKIRPLHLIPAEEVKVAEDLIFDRRSEDYDPLQKFLSLFEGRKAADVAKKAKAETAPERLKDRIVDGDRKGLEADLEEAMKEMPPIDIINNVLLDGMKVVGELFGSGKMQLPFVLQSAETMKAAVAWLEPHMERVEGQARGTIVLATVKGDVHDIGKNLVDIILTNNGYRVVNLGIKVPVADMIESARAEKADAIGMSGLLVKSTVIMRENLQEIDRQGIDLPVILGGAALTRNYVEDDCAAAYGTHGRVAYARDAFDGLSLMDVVAQGKFDDYAAAIAKRREGKAKRATPRTPEAAEERGFRPVDVAAAQARRHRITKDEPVIKPPFWGPRVVEAETNAVLPFLNERSLYQFQWGFKKQGRTLEDFLTWARQELRPVLRRMLTLCEAEDILKPRAAYGYWKAAGQGNDLILFAEDGQTEVARFTMPRQPREDGECIADFVRDVDDAERDVIGLQVVTVGQKASDMAREWFEENRYQDYLYLHGLSVEVAEAMAEYTHKRIRAELGFSGEDDRDMDKLLSQGYRGSRYSFGYPACPRLEDQEPILKLLDAEKIGVSLSDGYQLHPEQSTSALVILNPRAKYFTV, from the coding sequence ATGACCTCCTCAAGCTCTTCCCGTCCCCCGCTGCTCGAAGCCCTGCAGGAACAGGTGTTGCTGTGTGACGGCGGCATGGGATCGCGCGTGCAGGCGCTCGACCTCGAAACCGAGCGGGACTACTGGGGGCAGGAGAACTGCACCGAGATTCTCAACCTCTCCCGTCCGGAACTGGTGCGCGAAATCCATCGCGGCTACTTCGAGGCCGGGGCGGACATGGTGGAGACCAACAGCTTTGGCGGCTCGCCCATCACGCTGTCGGAGTTCGATCTTCAGGACCGCGCCCGCGAGATCAACCGTATTGCCGGCACGCTGGCCCGCGAGGCCGCCGACCAGTTCGATGACGGGCGTCATCGCTATGTGCTCGGCTCCATCGGCCCCGGCACCAAGCTGCCGTCACTCGGCAACATTGATTACGACACGCTGGAAGCCGGTCTCGCCGAGCAGGGGCGCGGGCTGATCGAAGGTGGTGTCGACGCCTTCCTGATCGAGACCTGCCAGGACACGCTCCAGATCAAGGCGGCCGTCAACGGCATGAAGATCGCCCGCGCCGAAATGGGCGTGAACACGCCGATCTTCGTGCAGGTCACGGTCGAGACCACCGGCACGCTGCTGGTCGGTCCGGACATTGCCGCCGCCGCGACGGTGGTGGAAAGCCTCGACGTGGATCTGATCGGCCTGAACTGCGCCACAGGTCCGCAGGAGATGGCCGAGCATGTCCGCTGGCTGGCCGAGAACTGGCCGCGCCTGATTTCCGTGCTACCGAACGCTGGCCTGCCGGAACTGGTCAACGGCCAGACGCATTATCCGCTCAGCCCGGAAGAGATGGCGCTGTGGATGGAGCGCTTCATCATTGAAGACGGACTGAACATGATCGGCGGGTGCTGTGGCACATCCACGCCGCATATCGCTGCCCTCGACGCCATGCTGCGGAGCCGCGCGCCGTCCGGAAAGCATCGCCCGGCGCCGACGAAGCGCAATCCGACATGGGTACCGTCTGTCGCCAGCCTCTACAGCCAGACGCCGCTGCGTCAGGAAAACGCCTATTTCTCCATCGGCGAGCGCTGCAACGCCAACGGGTCGAAGAAGTGGCGCGAGCTTCAGGAAGCGCATGACTGGGATGGCTGCGTCGCCGTCGGGCGTGAGCAGGTAGCGGAAGGCTCCAACTCGCTGGACGTCTGCACGGCTTTCGTCGGACGTGACGAGAAGGCGGAGATGGACGAGGTCATCCGCCGCTTCACCTCTTCGGTGAACGCGCCGCTGGTGATCGACTCCACGGAAACGCCGGTCATCGAATCGGCGCTGAAGCTGCATGGCGGCAAGCCTATCATCAACTCGATCAATTTCGAGGATGGCGAGGCGATCGCCCACGACCGCATGAAGCTGGCCCGCAAGTTCGGTGCGGCGGTGGTGGCACTGACCATCGACGAGGTCGGTATGGCGAAAACGGCGGAGGACAAGCTCCGCATCGCCACGCGGCTGGTGGAGTTTGCGTGTGACCAGTACGGCCTGCCGCAGTCGGACCTGCTGATCGACCCGCTGACCTTCACCATCGCGACCGGCGTGGAAGATGACCGCAAGCTGGGTCAGTGGACGCTGGAAGGCATCCGCATGATCCGGGAGAAGTTTCCGGACATTCAGATCATCCTTGGTCTGTCGAACATCTCCTTCGGTCTGAACCCGGCGGCGCGCGCGGTGCTGAACTCAGTGTTCCTCGACCATGCCGTGAAGGCGGGCATGACGGGCGCGATCGTGCATGTGTCCAAGATCCGGCCGCTGCACCTGATTCCCGCCGAGGAAGTGAAGGTCGCGGAAGACCTGATCTTCGACCGTCGCTCGGAGGACTACGATCCGCTCCAGAAGTTCCTGTCGCTCTTCGAAGGGCGGAAGGCGGCGGATGTCGCCAAGAAGGCGAAGGCCGAGACCGCGCCGGAGCGTCTGAAGGACCGCATTGTCGATGGTGACCGCAAGGGGCTTGAGGCCGACCTTGAGGAAGCCATGAAGGAGATGCCGCCGATCGACATCATCAACAACGTGCTGCTGGATGGCATGAAGGTGGTGGGCGAACTGTTCGGCTCCGGCAAGATGCAGCTTCCGTTCGTGCTTCAGTCCGCCGAGACGATGAAGGCGGCGGTCGCGTGGCTTGAGCCGCATATGGAACGTGTCGAAGGACAGGCGCGTGGCACGATCGTGCTGGCGACCGTGAAGGGCGATGTGCACGATATTGGCAAGAATCTCGTGGACATCATCCTGACCAACAACGGCTACCGGGTGGTCAATCTCGGCATCAAGGTGCCGGTGGCGGACATGATCGAATCCGCCCGCGCCGAGAAGGCCGATGCGATCGGCATGTCAGGTCTGCTGGTGAAGTCCACAGTCATTATGCGCGAGAATCTTCAGGAGATCGACCGGCAGGGGATTGATCTCCCGGTCATTCTCGGGGGCGCGGCGCTGACCCGCAACTATGTCGAGGACGACTGCGCCGCCGCCTATGGCACGCATGGTCGTGTGGCCTATGCCCGCGATGCGTTCGACGGGCTCTCGCTGATGGATGTGGTCGCACAGGGCAAGTTCGATGATTACGCTGCCGCCATCGCCAAGCGGCGTGAAGGCAAGGCGAAGCGCGCTACGCCGCGCACTCCGGAAGCCGCTGAGGAGCGCGGGTTCAGGCCGGTGGATGTGGCCGCCGCGCAGGCGCGTCGTCATCGGATCACAAAGGATGAGCCGGTCATCAAGCCACCGTTCTGGGGACCACGCGTGGTCGAGGCCGAGACCAACGCCGTGCTGCCGTTCCTGAATGAGCGTTCACTCTATCAGTTCCAGTGGGGCTTCAAGAAGCAGGGCCGCACGCTGGAGGATTTCCTCACATGGGCGCGTCAGGAACTGCGTCCCGTGCTCCGCCGGATGCTGACGCTGTGCGAAGCGGAGGACATTCTCAAGCCGCGTGCTGCTTACGGTTACTGGAAGGCGGCCGGACAGGGGAACGACCTGATCCTGTTCGCAGAAGACGGGCAGACCGAAGTGGCCCGCTTCACCATGCCACGCCAGCCGCGTGAGGATGGTGAGTGCATCGCCGATTTCGTGCGTGATGTGGATGACGCCGAACGTGACGTGATCGGGTTGCAGGTGGTGACGGTCGGGCAGAAAGCCTCCGACATGGCCCGCGAGTGGTTCGAGGAAAACCGTTATCAGGACTACCTCTATCTGCACGGCCTGTCTGTCGAGGTGGCCGAGGCGATGGCGGAATACACGCACAAGCGTATCCGCGCCGAACTCGGCTTCTCTGGTGAGGATGACCGCGATATGGACAAGCTTCTGTCGCAGGGCTATCGCGGCTCGCGCTATTCGTTCGGCTATCCTGCCTGCCCGCGTCTGGAAGATCAGGAACCGATCCTGAAGCTGCTGGATGCGGAGAAGATCGGTGTGTCGCTGTCGGACGGCTATCAGCTGCACCCGGAGCAATCGACTTCGGCGCTGGTGATTCTGAATCCGCGGGCGAAATACTTCACGGTGTGA
- a CDS encoding multicopper oxidase family protein, with the protein MSLQKLYCAGVLTGSVLLCFPSASIHAQTMFPEVKDRDFPAFNHAFKEPSHPGFWSSHLREIQSTCGANTVRRSGTTVTADLTLAYSHNHIWNPQENENDLVRLRSYNGCLAAPTIVVSPGDELKINLQNNLPVDPASDCPKTLNTPACFNRQNLHLHGMHVSPEGHADNVMHTVMPAGGTWDYRYAIPATHAAGTFWYHAHQHGATSIGVASGEEGALIVRGRRRYGDRARNDDVVDIDTILHDRSGTPIAERIMLFEQIPYGCFSDATHSTLLQDSTTGSWTCPKGTEGGVENFRNQFISSRKNADGTSRDAWMLSGRYTLVNGETQPVLHVRAGEVERWRMIAGGVHDTLNIQIVKALSGDSEKHLRLPRYARQSSSEMTCDGETVGQYEIAADGLTRQNISRKDINYLYPGQRSDALVTFRQPGLYCVIDQGGDTLNTVIPRRSRPQGKSPSVIAAVSVEDNDTPHVEQQSETTQIRRLLQEGSEGLPVFVRARLARFDLSDFAYFPEGMMPGQDLSDLSITHHPTAFFGSLTMPLVSGAVLPPGQAMPDTSINGMIGLVQNELVTVDGTSALPFSMDPTHIYHVHLGDVDEWRIGARTMGTGTAAGQHVFHIHVNPVEIMDIIDDNTDESIFMSGGRCKLKYRLKNDSDADDADYSPEFCDQYHVFRDSLFVKPGFTTVVRTRYEDFTGDAMLHCHILDHEDQGMMTYVSIDGDQQNQMSSMSGADMSAMEPEHSGAM; encoded by the coding sequence ATGTCGTTGCAAAAACTCTACTGTGCAGGGGTGCTGACCGGTTCCGTCCTCCTCTGTTTCCCGTCTGCGTCCATTCACGCGCAGACCATGTTTCCTGAAGTAAAAGACCGGGATTTTCCTGCTTTCAACCACGCTTTCAAGGAACCATCACATCCGGGTTTCTGGTCATCGCATCTGCGGGAAATACAGTCGACCTGCGGAGCCAACACGGTCAGGCGTTCCGGCACGACAGTCACGGCTGATCTGACACTGGCCTATTCGCACAATCACATCTGGAATCCACAGGAAAATGAAAACGATCTGGTGAGGTTGCGCTCCTATAACGGCTGCCTCGCCGCACCGACAATCGTGGTTTCCCCCGGCGATGAACTAAAGATCAATCTTCAGAACAATCTTCCTGTTGATCCAGCCTCAGACTGCCCAAAAACGCTGAACACTCCAGCATGTTTCAACCGACAGAACCTGCATCTTCACGGCATGCACGTCTCACCGGAAGGTCATGCGGACAATGTCATGCATACCGTGATGCCCGCTGGTGGCACATGGGATTATCGTTACGCGATCCCTGCGACACATGCAGCCGGCACATTCTGGTATCACGCGCATCAACACGGCGCGACGTCGATCGGTGTGGCGAGCGGTGAAGAAGGCGCGCTGATTGTTCGCGGACGCCGCCGTTATGGTGATCGCGCCCGAAATGACGATGTCGTGGACATCGACACGATCCTTCATGATCGTTCCGGAACACCGATTGCCGAACGTATCATGCTGTTCGAGCAGATTCCGTATGGCTGCTTTAGTGATGCAACACACAGCACCCTGCTTCAGGACAGCACGACAGGAAGCTGGACCTGTCCGAAAGGCACAGAAGGCGGTGTCGAGAACTTCCGCAACCAGTTCATCAGTAGTCGTAAAAATGCAGATGGTACCAGTCGGGATGCGTGGATGCTCTCCGGACGCTACACTCTTGTAAACGGCGAGACGCAGCCTGTCCTGCATGTCAGAGCAGGCGAGGTCGAACGGTGGCGGATGATTGCCGGTGGCGTGCATGACACGCTTAACATCCAGATCGTGAAAGCACTTTCTGGAGACAGCGAGAAACATCTGCGGCTTCCCCGTTATGCCCGACAGTCCAGTTCAGAAATGACCTGCGACGGAGAAACCGTGGGACAGTATGAAATCGCTGCTGACGGTCTGACCCGTCAGAATATCTCTCGCAAGGACATCAATTATCTTTATCCCGGTCAGCGCAGCGATGCGCTGGTGACTTTCCGCCAGCCCGGCCTTTACTGCGTCATCGATCAAGGCGGCGACACTTTGAACACGGTCATCCCTCGCAGATCTCGCCCGCAGGGCAAATCTCCATCCGTGATTGCCGCGGTATCTGTTGAGGATAACGACACGCCCCATGTGGAGCAGCAGAGCGAGACAACGCAGATTCGCCGCCTGCTTCAGGAAGGATCAGAAGGACTGCCTGTTTTTGTGCGGGCTCGCCTCGCCCGTTTCGATCTGTCCGATTTCGCCTATTTTCCGGAAGGCATGATGCCGGGGCAGGATCTTTCCGACCTTTCCATAACCCACCATCCCACGGCCTTCTTTGGCTCCCTGACGATGCCGCTGGTCTCCGGCGCCGTGCTGCCGCCGGGTCAGGCCATGCCGGACACAAGCATCAACGGCATGATCGGCCTTGTCCAGAATGAACTGGTGACGGTCGATGGCACCAGCGCGTTACCATTCAGCATGGACCCAACCCATATTTACCATGTGCATCTTGGGGACGTGGATGAATGGCGGATCGGCGCTCGCACCATGGGAACTGGCACCGCCGCCGGGCAGCACGTCTTCCACATCCACGTCAATCCGGTGGAGATCATGGATATCATCGACGACAATACCGATGAATCGATCTTCATGTCGGGTGGGCGTTGCAAGCTGAAATATCGCCTGAAGAATGACAGCGACGCAGATGACGCGGATTACAGTCCGGAATTCTGTGATCAGTATCACGTCTTTCGGGATTCACTCTTTGTGAAACCCGGTTTCACAACAGTCGTGCGCACGCGCTACGAGGATTTTACCGGTGACGCCATGCTGCATTGCCACATTCTTGATCATGAGGATCAGGGCATGATGACTTATGTGTCGATTGATGGGGATCAGCAGAACCAGATGAGTTCCATGTCTGGAGCAGACATGTCCGCCATGGAGCCAGAACACTCCGGAGCAATGTAA